The genomic segment GCGATCTGACCCGCAGCGGACCCGGCACGCTCGATGTCGTGGTCGGTACCGGTGGCTCCGGAACGTGGATGCTGCGTAACGGGCCGAACGGCGCCCCCCCTCCCGTGGCGGACACCACGCCGCCCTCATCACCGTCCCGGCGAACATCACCGCCGAAGCCACCAGCGCGGCCGGCGCAGCGGTGAACTTCACCGCGATGGCCGCCGACAACGTTGACGGCCCGGTGAGCGTCGTCGCGAGCCCGGCTTCCGGGAGCACCTTCCCGCTTGGGACAACCACCGTCAGCCTCACGGCCACCGATGCTGCCGGCAACAGCGCGAACGCTTCCTTCGCGGTCACCGTGCGTGATACGACGCCGCCAGTTATTTCCGCGGATGCGACCAAGACCGCTGAAGCAACCAGCCCGACTGGGGCTGTGGTCACGTTTGTCGCCATTGCGACCGACACAGTCAGCGGCAATGTGCCTGTGAACGCGAGTCCGGCTTCGGGCAGCACGTTCGGGATCGGATTGTCGTCGGTGTCCTTGTCCGCCACGGACGCCGCCGGCAACACCGCTTCGGGGAGCATCCTCATCAATGTCCGCGACACCACGGTGCCTGTGATCTCCAGCCTCGCTCCGTCGAGCGCGACGCTGTGGCCGCCGAATCACAAGATGGTTCCGATCACGTTGACCGCGGTTGCGTCCGATGCCGTCGGCGTGGCCTCGCTCCAAATCATCAGCGCCACGAGCAACGAGCCTGACAACGGCCTGGGCGATGGCGACACCGCGGGCGACATCGAAATCACCGGCCCCCTCACGCTCAACCTCCGCGCCGAGCGCGGCGGCAAGGGCAACGGCCGTGTTTACACCATCACGGTCGAAGCCAAAGATGCCGCCGGCAACGCCAGCACCAAGACGGTGACCGTTTCGGTGCCCAAGACCCAGGGCGGCAAGTAATCCTGGCACGAGTCGGTTCCGTTCTCGCAAGAGTCCGCCTTCCCGGCGGACTCTTCTTTTTTGCAGGTTGATGAACGTGGCGGACTCTTCCATGGCCAAGACGGCAAGCTCAGAGACTCGGCCCTCTTCCCTTGTGGATTTGGAACATTGGAGATGGCCCAGGAAACACACCAGCCACACGGAAGAACGCAGGAAGCAGACGGGAGAAGTTCAGCTCGCCAACCTCAACTCAGCGTTCTTTCGTGTGTTTTGTGTGTTTCGTGGGCTCTGTCTTTCGCCCAAGAAAGCTACCCCACACGGAACGAAATCTTGGCGATCAAATCGCGGCCGAAGCTGTGTTGCAGCCGTTCCAGAATTTCCTTGCGCCGGTACCGGACGATTTCGCTCAGCCAGACGCTGTGATCGACGGTGACGAAGAGGGTGCCCTTGCGAAGGCCGGTGGGCTGGGCGTGAGCCACGATGGTGGGATCGATCAGGTGATTCCAAACGCGCAAGATTTCCGCCTCGGTTCGGCGGCGCTCCAGTCCCATGGACTTCAGGACCTCGGGCATGATGCTGTGGATGGGCTTTGCGCTGGGCGCTTGAGTCTTCTCCAAATCCACCAGGTCGATCCCGCGCCATTCTGCGAGCGCGCTGCGGCATGGCTTCTGGGGGTCGGTGGCCGCGGGCGAATGCTGTGTGTTCGCCCGAGATTTCGGGGCGGGGTTTCGGTTTCGAGTTCTTGGCATCTGTGCCTCTCGCGTCCAGTGTCATGAAATCCTCCGCGTCCTCAAGTGATTTCGACTGGCGCCATCGTGTCGGAAAGTAAGGCAGGCATCCTGCCTGCCTGAGGTCTGCTTCCAAACTTGCCCTGGAGTTTGGGCCTATTCCGACAAAGGAAGGCCAAAGACTTATGCAAATGCCCAAACTCCAGGGGCAGGCTGGAAGCCTGCCCTACTCTTCAGTGGCATGGTGCTCATCCAGCACGAGCACCCCATGCGCGGGGAGATCGATGTTGCCGGTGAGCGTTTTGCCGGTGAGGAAGTCGTGCATCGGTTTGACCAGTTGGATGCGCACGGGGCTGTGCTGGTGGTTGAGCAGGAAGTAAAGCCGCGTGTCGTCCTTCTGCCGCAGGCTGGCCTCGATGCTTTCCGGCACTTTCAGGAGCGGGGAAAGGTTGCACATCTGCCGGAGCCACACGATCAAATCCTGATAGAACGGCTGGTGGCTCATCGTGCCGAGGTAAACCGCGGCGCCGAGTCCAAAGGTATGCATCGTCATCGCGGGGCGGCCGGCGTAAAAGTCCTTCGCGTAGGTGGCAAGAATCTGGCAATCGCGCGGCTCGATCAAATCGCACCACAGGCGCGCGGGATGCAGGTGGCTGGTCGGGAAGGCGCCTTTGAAATTCAAATGGTTGTCCTCGCCGGGCGGGATCGGATCAAACTCCATGACCTCCATGCCGAACAAATCCGTCAGGTCGTGCGGATACCCGGTGTCCGGCGCGATGCAATGTTCATCGACCAACCCGGTATTGAAGGTCGCCACGAGGGTGCCGCCATTCTGGACGTAGAGCTTCAGCAGGTCCGCTTCGCCTCCGGCCAACAAGTGCAGCGACGGCGCGATGACGAGTTTGTAGCGGGACAAATCTTCGGTCGGCCGGGCGAAATCGACCGGGATATTCCGGTCGTGCAGGGCGTTGTAGAAAAGCTGGATATGGTCGCGGAGCGCGAAATGTTTGTTCGGCTGCATCGGCTCCTGAAGCAGCCATTCGTTGTCGTGGCTGTAGAGAATGCACGCCTCGGCCACCACGCGGCTGCCCTTCAGAACCGGCGCCAGACGTTTGAGTTCCTCGCCGATCTGGCTGATTTCCTTGTAGGCGCGGCTGCGGGACTGGCCGTCGTGGCTCAGGACGCCGCCGTAGAATTTCTCCGAACCAATGCGCGGCTGCCGCCAGAAGAAGTAGAGGATGCCACCGGCGCCGCGCGAAATCATCTGGTAGGTGAACAGCCGGACGACGCCGGGGCGGACCAACGAATTGACATCCTGCCAGTTGACCTGCGCGGCTTTTTGCTCGATGACCCAAAATCCCGAATCGCCGTCGGGCGTGCGCACGTCCGTTTTTTTCAGCGAACG from the Verrucomicrobiota bacterium genome contains:
- a CDS encoding HYR domain-containing protein; translated protein: MAADNVDGPVSVVASPASGSTFPLGTTTVSLTATDAAGNSANASFAVTVRDTTPPVISADATKTAEATSPTGAVVTFVAIATDTVSGNVPVNASPASGSTFGIGLSSVSLSATDAAGNTASGSILINVRDTTVPVISSLAPSSATLWPPNHKMVPITLTAVASDAVGVASLQIISATSNEPDNGLGDGDTAGDIEITGPLTLNLRAERGGKGNGRVYTITVEAKDAAGNASTKTVTVSVPKTQGGK
- a CDS encoding DUF721 domain-containing protein, whose product is MPRTRNRNPAPKSRANTQHSPAATDPQKPCRSALAEWRGIDLVDLEKTQAPSAKPIHSIMPEVLKSMGLERRRTEAEILRVWNHLIDPTIVAHAQPTGLRKGTLFVTVDHSVWLSEIVRYRRKEILERLQHSFGRDLIAKISFRVG
- a CDS encoding beta-galactosidase produces the protein MYFGADYYPEHWVYPYAGTPENPESRWEQDAQLMFAAGINVVRMGEFSWGLCESKEGQYDLAWLKRAMDVMARAGIKVVLGTPSAAPPIWLSKKHPEILPIDERGLRRHAGTRRAYCMNSDIYWDYSKRIVRAMANALGDHPQLIAWQIDNGIGGHDTESSFNEESRRDWIAWLKAKYETIDRLNDLMGTRFWGQIVADWNEVPMPMRAPTVHNPALVTDWRRFASDTCAAFVRMQADLLHELTPKIPVTTNLRGLDRRFDHFDMAAAVDFVSFVSNAAVKARSAENACEIDMLRSLKKTDVRTPDGDSGFWVIEQKAAQVNWQDVNSLVRPGVVRLFTYQMISRGAGGILYFFWRQPRIGSEKFYGGVLSHDGQSRSRAYKEISQIGEELKRLAPVLKGSRVVAEACILYSHDNEWLLQEPMQPNKHFALRDHIQLFYNALHDRNIPVDFARPTEDLSRYKLVIAPSLHLLAGGEADLLKLYVQNGGTLVATFNTGLVDEHCIAPDTGYPHDLTDLFGMEVMEFDPIPPGEDNHLNFKGAFPTSHLHPARLWCDLIEPRDCQILATYAKDFYAGRPAMTMHTFGLGAAVYLGTMSHQPFYQDLIVWLRQMCNLSPLLKVPESIEASLRQKDDTRLYFLLNHQHSPVRIQLVKPMHDFLTGKTLTGNIDLPAHGVLVLDEHHATEE